One genomic segment of Parvularcula marina includes these proteins:
- a CDS encoding lytic transglycosylase domain-containing protein: MPTLKPPAPESPYISSIDEGKLRSVFEALERRNYDLANVLRTQIDAPTARAVADWAYLRSSADNLSSLEISRFLDQNYGWPDERRLREKAEDSFTDATPAEEIFAFFDKRDPVTSDGHLQLARAFLSRGNRDAATAQIKAAWINFNHTSRQETDLLNAYGGFLSPQDHWEKADRQLFDIRATATRRILNYVPSERRAEALTRIAFLLNDRNAPSLYNNLPADSQQDAGVLLAAVRHYRRMDQEPLAITYAGLAPLDPVSLRDPGAWFYERKLLARWALKNARFEDAYILSAYSGLEDGADFAEAEFMAGWVALRFLGDAERAKAHFAFLATGVTSSISRSRGEYWLGRAFAAAGEESMARQHYLVAGAYPYTYYGQLALQELGPDAPQVIFPQAPAEPDANDLTVFEARPMVHAMHILAEIGEDVHFDRFARALDDQIQSEGEVLAYYDLVIGERKTYLAVRGGKVARNNGAEVPHVIYPLYSVPDSAARYVETPLILGLSRQESEFNPRAYSSARARGMMQLLSSTAQITARKEGLPFSSSRLLSDPDYNMTLGAAHLSHLLDRFNGSYIMVMGAYNAGPHRVDRWVEEYGDPRDPNVDPIDWIELVPFSETRNYIMRVTENTQVYRSRIEGQPLGAGILADITRGGGNRDAIGVMPPSPRLMIQASLADPEPTFGQNGLSIPKSRTRAQEVFEGLIFPPLHLDNAIEGESDIPDTDELREEVEAEGESE, from the coding sequence TTGCCGACCCTCAAACCGCCGGCACCGGAATCGCCTTATATTTCGTCCATCGATGAAGGGAAGCTGCGCTCGGTTTTCGAAGCGCTTGAGCGCCGGAATTATGATCTGGCGAATGTCCTTCGAACTCAGATAGATGCGCCGACAGCCCGAGCTGTCGCAGACTGGGCCTATCTGCGGTCCTCTGCCGACAATCTGTCTTCTCTTGAGATCAGCCGGTTCCTTGATCAGAATTATGGCTGGCCGGATGAACGGCGACTTCGCGAAAAGGCTGAGGACTCCTTCACGGACGCAACGCCTGCCGAGGAAATCTTCGCCTTCTTTGACAAGCGCGACCCGGTTACTTCTGACGGCCACCTCCAGCTGGCCCGCGCCTTCCTCAGCCGGGGGAATCGCGATGCAGCCACTGCCCAGATCAAGGCGGCATGGATCAATTTCAACCACACCTCGCGGCAGGAAACCGATCTGCTCAATGCCTATGGCGGTTTTCTGAGCCCGCAGGACCATTGGGAGAAAGCGGACCGGCAGCTTTTTGATATTCGCGCAACCGCCACCAGACGGATTCTCAACTATGTGCCATCCGAGCGGCGGGCCGAGGCCCTGACCCGGATTGCATTCCTCCTCAATGACCGCAATGCGCCGTCACTTTACAATAATCTGCCTGCGGACAGCCAGCAGGATGCCGGCGTGCTCCTCGCCGCTGTTCGTCATTACCGCCGGATGGACCAGGAGCCCCTCGCGATCACTTATGCCGGGCTCGCCCCCCTCGATCCTGTCAGCCTGCGAGACCCCGGCGCCTGGTTCTATGAACGCAAGCTGCTCGCGCGCTGGGCACTGAAGAATGCCCGCTTTGAAGATGCCTATATCCTGTCGGCCTATTCAGGGCTCGAGGATGGCGCCGATTTTGCCGAAGCCGAATTCATGGCCGGCTGGGTCGCGCTCCGCTTCCTCGGTGATGCGGAACGGGCCAAGGCGCATTTTGCCTTCCTCGCGACAGGCGTGACTTCTTCAATCAGCCGTTCGCGCGGCGAATACTGGCTCGGCCGGGCCTTCGCTGCCGCCGGTGAAGAGAGCATGGCCCGCCAGCACTATCTTGTCGCCGGGGCTTATCCGTATACCTATTATGGTCAGCTCGCTTTGCAGGAACTCGGCCCCGATGCACCGCAGGTGATCTTCCCACAGGCCCCCGCAGAACCTGACGCCAATGACCTGACTGTCTTTGAAGCGCGGCCCATGGTTCACGCCATGCATATTCTTGCCGAAATCGGTGAGGACGTGCATTTCGACCGGTTCGCTCGTGCACTTGATGATCAGATCCAGAGCGAGGGTGAAGTCCTTGCCTATTATGATCTTGTGATCGGTGAGCGGAAAACCTATCTCGCCGTTCGCGGCGGCAAGGTCGCGCGGAACAATGGCGCGGAAGTCCCGCATGTCATCTATCCGCTTTACTCCGTACCCGACAGCGCAGCCCGTTATGTCGAGACACCCCTGATCCTCGGCCTGTCGCGTCAGGAGTCAGAATTTAATCCGCGCGCTTATTCGAGCGCCCGCGCCCGCGGCATGATGCAGCTTCTCTCCTCGACCGCTCAAATTACGGCGCGTAAGGAGGGTTTGCCCTTCTCATCCTCGCGGCTTCTGTCTGATCCTGACTACAACATGACGCTTGGGGCTGCGCATCTCAGCCACCTGCTCGACCGTTTCAACGGCAGCTATATCATGGTGATGGGCGCCTATAATGCGGGCCCTCACCGGGTCGACCGCTGGGTTGAGGAATATGGCGATCCGCGCGATCCTAATGTCGACCCAATCGACTGGATCGAGCTCGTCCCTTTCTCTGAAACCCGCAATTACATCATGCGCGTGACCGAGAATACGCAAGTCTACCGTTCACGAATTGAAGGCCAGCCGCTCGGCGCCGGCATCCTCGCCGACATCACGCGCGGCGGCGGCAATCGAGATGCGATCGGCGTCATGCCGCCCTCCCCGCGCCTGATGATTCAAGCGTCACTTGCCGATCCTGAGCCGACATTCGGCCAGAACGGGCTCAGCATTCCGAAATCGCGGACGCGAGCACAGGAAGTCTTCGAAGGGCTGATCTTTCCGCCCCTTCATCTCGATAACGCCATCGAGGGCGAGAGCGATATTCCTGACACAGATGAGCTGCGCGAAGAAGTCGAGGCCGAAGGGGAAAGCGAATAA
- the dapA gene encoding 4-hydroxy-tetrahydrodipicolinate synthase, with the protein MTFSVSSTADWIRGSITALVTPFHHGAVAYDTYRDLIDRQIKGGTHGIVPVGTTGETSTLNEEEHVEVIRCAVSAADGRIPVIAGVGSNDTATSIMLAEKAQSAGADALLAVTGYYNKPSQDGLIAHFTALADSTDLPIILYNVPGRTACDIAVSTMKVLARHPGIVGVKDATGNLARVAQQRLACGSDFIQLSGEDATAVGFNAMGGTGCISVTSNVVPDLCALMQTATLEGRWEEARELQDRLTPLAEALFMDTSPGPTKYALARLGLCQEELRLPLVPASEKAKIAVAKALEGLGLID; encoded by the coding sequence ATGACATTCTCAGTATCATCAACCGCCGACTGGATCCGCGGTTCCATCACGGCCCTTGTGACACCGTTTCACCACGGCGCCGTAGCCTATGACACTTATCGTGACCTGATCGACCGGCAGATAAAGGGCGGCACGCACGGCATCGTTCCTGTTGGCACCACGGGCGAGACCTCGACGCTCAATGAAGAAGAGCATGTCGAGGTCATCCGCTGCGCGGTCTCTGCGGCAGACGGACGGATCCCGGTCATTGCCGGGGTCGGATCGAACGATACGGCAACCTCGATCATGTTGGCCGAAAAGGCGCAATCGGCCGGTGCCGATGCGTTGCTGGCGGTGACCGGCTATTACAATAAGCCCTCACAGGATGGCCTGATCGCGCATTTCACGGCGCTGGCGGATTCAACCGACCTGCCGATCATTCTCTATAATGTTCCTGGACGGACGGCCTGCGACATCGCGGTCTCGACCATGAAAGTGTTGGCGCGCCATCCGGGCATCGTTGGGGTCAAGGATGCAACAGGCAATCTTGCCCGTGTCGCGCAGCAGCGGCTCGCCTGCGGCTCGGATTTCATCCAGCTTTCCGGTGAGGACGCAACAGCCGTCGGCTTTAACGCTATGGGCGGCACGGGGTGCATTTCGGTGACCTCGAATGTCGTGCCGGATCTCTGCGCGCTGATGCAGACCGCCACGCTTGAAGGTCGCTGGGAAGAAGCCCGCGAGCTGCAGGACCGTCTGACACCACTCGCCGAGGCGCTGTTCATGGATACGAGCCCCGGGCCGACCAAATATGCGCTCGCACGCCTTGGTCTGTGTCAGGAGGAGTTGCGCCTGCCGCTGGTGCCGGCTTCGGAGAAGGCGAAAATCGCCGTCGCCAAGGCGTTAGAAGGCCTCGGGCTGATCGACTAG
- a CDS encoding DUF1697 domain-containing protein produces the protein MPHRICLLRGINVGGRNIVPMKPLCAMLTEHGYSDVKSVIQSGNLVFDVPAKRSDAALAAEISDLIEKDFDVKPRAFVLKEAAFRSTIEDNPFADRPDAEKSAHFWFLDGKPASSGLKKLEELQTDSESFELNGPVFYLHAPDGIGRSKLAEVVEKALGVPTTARKLSTLLKMLALLEG, from the coding sequence ATGCCTCATCGCATCTGTCTACTTCGCGGGATTAATGTCGGGGGACGCAACATCGTCCCCATGAAGCCGCTCTGTGCCATGCTCACCGAGCATGGCTATAGTGACGTGAAAAGTGTCATCCAGAGCGGCAATCTGGTTTTCGACGTGCCCGCAAAGCGCAGTGATGCGGCGCTGGCGGCAGAAATTTCAGACCTCATCGAGAAGGACTTTGACGTCAAGCCACGCGCATTCGTCCTCAAGGAAGCCGCTTTCCGGTCAACGATCGAGGACAATCCTTTCGCGGATAGGCCGGACGCGGAGAAATCCGCTCATTTCTGGTTCCTCGATGGCAAGCCAGCCTCATCAGGGCTTAAGAAGCTTGAGGAGCTCCAAACGGATAGTGAGAGTTTCGAGCTCAATGGACCTGTCTTCTATCTTCACGCACCGGATGGGATCGGCCGGTCAAAACTGGCAGAAGTCGTTGAGAAGGCGCTGGGTGTACCCACCACAGCGCGAAAACTCTCTACGCTTTTGAAAATGCTGGCCTTGCTTGAGGGCTGA
- the smpB gene encoding SsrA-binding protein SmpB produces the protein MAPPKKKKNEPGRKVIAENRKARFEYHINETFEAGIVLSGTEVKALREGQANIAESYCAPEAGPNGTEIWLVNANIPEYSAGNRENHTPKRPRKLLLSRKEIGVLTGGVERKGFTVVPLKLYFNDRGMAKLEIALAEGKKLHDKRDTQKERDWGRQKQRLLRERG, from the coding sequence ATGGCCCCGCCAAAAAAGAAGAAAAACGAGCCGGGCCGGAAGGTGATCGCTGAGAACCGCAAGGCGCGCTTTGAATATCACATCAACGAGACATTCGAGGCGGGGATCGTCCTGAGCGGCACCGAGGTCAAAGCCCTGCGTGAAGGCCAGGCGAATATCGCGGAGAGCTATTGCGCACCTGAGGCGGGGCCGAACGGCACCGAAATCTGGCTCGTGAATGCAAATATCCCCGAATATTCGGCCGGGAACCGGGAAAACCACACGCCGAAGCGGCCACGGAAGCTGCTTTTGTCCCGCAAGGAGATCGGCGTCCTGACCGGCGGGGTCGAGCGCAAGGGCTTCACCGTTGTGCCGCTAAAGCTCTATTTCAATGATCGCGGCATGGCCAAACTCGAGATCGCGCTCGCCGAGGGCAAGAAGCTCCACGACAAGCGCGATACCCAGAAAGAGCGCGATTGGGGCCGCCAGAAACAACGTCTCTTACGCGAAAGAGGCTAG
- a CDS encoding cold-shock protein produces MATGTVKWFNTEKGFGFIKPDEGGNDVFVHISAVQAAGLQGLKDNQKISYELVTDRRGRSSAGELQLQD; encoded by the coding sequence ATGGCGACCGGTACCGTTAAATGGTTCAATACCGAAAAAGGCTTCGGCTTCATCAAACCGGATGAGGGCGGCAATGACGTCTTCGTTCACATCTCCGCTGTCCAAGCGGCTGGTCTTCAGGGTCTCAAAGACAATCAGAAGATTTCCTACGAACTCGTCACGGATCGCCGTGGACGTTCGTCTGCTGGTGAGCTGCAACTGCAGGACTAA
- a CDS encoding TerB family tellurite resistance protein: MNLWERILTLLEEAHDRTLGAVMENLSARRLRKDSAVFSIALIALSAKMAKADGIVTDDEVEAFRSFFSYPAEEESKVRTVFSLAMEDVAGFGSYAKQVARLYKDEPAVLEDVLDCLFFVALADGVAHPKEMDLLRDAADAFGLNKTAWRRIKAGHLGTDHEDPHVILGVEHGAELAEIRKAYMSLVKENHPDALISRGVPPDLARIAEHRMATINAAYEKIQAEAAGA; the protein is encoded by the coding sequence ATGAATCTGTGGGAACGAATACTTACTCTTCTTGAAGAGGCGCATGACCGCACGCTTGGCGCGGTCATGGAAAATCTTTCCGCCCGGCGCCTGCGCAAGGACTCGGCGGTTTTCTCAATCGCGCTGATTGCCCTTTCGGCAAAGATGGCCAAAGCGGATGGCATCGTCACCGACGATGAAGTGGAAGCCTTCCGAAGCTTCTTCTCTTATCCGGCTGAGGAAGAGAGCAAGGTCCGGACGGTCTTCTCTCTTGCCATGGAAGATGTCGCAGGCTTTGGCTCTTACGCTAAACAGGTCGCCCGTCTTTATAAGGACGAACCGGCTGTCCTCGAAGACGTGCTCGATTGCCTCTTCTTCGTCGCGCTCGCCGATGGGGTCGCTCATCCCAAAGAGATGGATCTCCTGCGCGACGCGGCGGACGCTTTCGGGCTGAACAAGACCGCGTGGCGGCGGATCAAAGCCGGTCATCTGGGAACGGATCATGAAGATCCGCATGTCATCCTCGGCGTCGAGCATGGCGCGGAGCTTGCCGAGATCCGCAAGGCCTATATGTCACTGGTCAAAGAGAACCATCCTGATGCACTGATCTCGCGCGGCGTGCCGCCAGACCTCGCGCGGATCGCCGAGCATCGAATGGCAACCATCAATGCCGCCTATGAGAAGATTCAGGCAGAGGCTGCCGGGGCATGA
- a CDS encoding PhzF family phenazine biosynthesis protein: MTRLKIYQADAFADELFAGNPAAVVPLEEWLPDETLLKIAQENNLSETAYTVRIDAGRYHIRWFTPGGEVPLCGHATLATSHILWTEEGETSDYLTFECLSGELEVVRTKTGYRMDFPSLPPKPIETPEGLADALGAEPLEVQAGHYLLARFRTANDVLALKPDFKALAALPLDEREGLARMSVMATAPGEGEFDFVSRFFAPQVGIDEDPVTGSAHCTLTPYWAEQLDKDMLRARQVSARGGNLVCHMSAARVLLEGNCVTYLWGEIAV, translated from the coding sequence ATGACGCGCCTGAAAATATATCAGGCCGATGCGTTTGCGGATGAGCTTTTTGCCGGGAACCCGGCAGCGGTCGTGCCGCTCGAAGAATGGTTACCGGACGAGACGCTCCTTAAGATCGCGCAGGAAAACAATCTCTCAGAGACGGCCTACACGGTCAGGATCGATGCGGGCCGGTATCACATCCGCTGGTTCACACCGGGTGGCGAGGTGCCGCTCTGCGGTCATGCGACGCTTGCGACCTCCCATATTCTCTGGACGGAGGAAGGGGAGACATCGGACTATCTGACATTCGAGTGTCTGTCCGGTGAGCTTGAAGTCGTTCGGACGAAGACCGGCTACAGGATGGATTTTCCCTCCCTGCCGCCAAAGCCCATCGAAACGCCTGAGGGCCTTGCGGATGCGCTGGGCGCAGAGCCGCTCGAGGTTCAGGCCGGGCATTATCTTCTGGCGCGGTTCAGGACGGCTAATGACGTCCTCGCGCTGAAACCCGATTTCAAGGCGTTGGCCGCCCTGCCGCTTGATGAGCGTGAAGGTCTTGCGCGGATGAGCGTCATGGCGACCGCGCCGGGCGAGGGGGAGTTCGACTTCGTCTCCCGTTTCTTTGCGCCGCAGGTCGGTATCGATGAGGATCCTGTCACAGGGTCAGCCCATTGCACACTCACGCCTTACTGGGCGGAACAGCTCGACAAGGATATGCTCCGTGCCCGGCAGGTTTCTGCCCGCGGCGGCAATCTCGTCTGCCACATGTCCGCGGCGCGCGTTCTCCTCGAAGGGAATTGCGTGACATATCTATGGGGTGAGATTGCGGTCTGA